In Haliscomenobacter hydrossis DSM 1100, the DNA window GCCAACAACTTGCAAAAAGCCGGGTATTTCGCCCTGGGTTTTGGGCTGTTTTTTATCCTGGTCACCGCCACACTCATCCACAATACCATCCGCCTGGCCCTTTATTCCAATCGTTTTTTGATCAAAAACATGGAATTGGTTGGCGCATCCTGGGGTTTTATTAGTCGCCCTTATCTCTTTCGCGCCATCCTGCACGGATTGTTGAGTAGCTTGATTTCTATCCTGGCCTTGGTCGGCATGTTGTACTGGCTCAACCGCAGTTTCCCCGAGGTTTACCTGTTTCAGGACACCCGTTTGCTGCTCCTCGTCATCTTTGGTATTCTATTCCTGGGGGTACTCATTTATGCCCTATCCACGTTTTATGTGGTGAATCGGTATTTGAAGATGCGGGTGGATGATCTTTATTGAGTGAAAAACGAAAAGTGAAAAGTGAAAAGCAACACACAATCCGTATTTTCTGATCAAATTTGTCAATAAAAAATAACTTTTCACTTTTCACTTTTCACTTTTCACTTTTCACTTTTCACTTTTCACTTTTCACTTTTCACTTTTCAAACTATTTTTCTGTTCAACTCATCAAATAGTGTAATTTTGCCACTTCAAACTAAAAATTAGGCATGAGTACTAGAAAACCTTCCAATAGAAAACCGGCTGGACCGGGCCGTCAGGAGAAGGAAACCCCTACGCCCAGACCCACCTCTGGAGCACGCCCAACTACCAGCAGCACGGAGCGCGTACGCAGTACCGCAACGCCAACTCGGGCGCCAAGGGTCAAAAAAGAACTGATTTTCAACCGCAACAACTACATCATCCTTGGTGCAGCGGGCTTAGCCATGACCTTGGGCATTATCCTGATGTCGGGTGGTGCTATGCCGGACCCCAATACCTGGGATGAAAACATCATTTACGGTTCTCGCCGCATGGTCATTGCACCCATCATGATGTTGGGCGGCGTGGTACTGGGCATTGTAGCCATTTTCCGCAAATAGGAACACTCCATGTCTGAAATCATCCGTTCGATTGTCCTTGGTATTGTACAAGGGCTAACCGAGTTCTTGCCAGTCAGCAGCAGTGGCCACCTTGAATTGGCCAAATATTTTCTTGGGGATACCAGTATGGCCGAACAAAGCCTGTTGATGACCGTCACGCTTCACGTGGCCACTGCTTTGTCCACCATTGTGGTCTTTCGCAAAGACATTGCGTCTGTTTTTAAAGGACTATTTGCTTTCAAATGGAATCCAGAGACGGAATTTTCCGCCAAGATCGTCCTGTCCATGATTCCAGCGGCTGTGGTTGGTTTGCTATTTGAAAAACAAATCGAAGAATTGTTCACCCGCAATATTCTTTTGGTTGCAGCCATGTTGGCGGTCACGGGCGTACTTTTGTTGTTTGCACACCGGGCTAAGGATACGGGAAAACCTGTTTCGTACCTCAATGCGCTTTTGATTGGTATCGCTCAGGCCATTGCCATTACCCCGGGTATCTCTCGTTCGGGTGCGACCATTTCTACTTCTGTATTGTTGGGAATTGACCGTGGTGAAGCGGCTCGATTTTCATTCTTGATGGTGGTTCCCTTGATTTTGGGCAAACTGGCCAAGGACATCATGGATGGA includes these proteins:
- a CDS encoding DUF3098 domain-containing protein — translated: MSTRKPSNRKPAGPGRQEKETPTPRPTSGARPTTSSTERVRSTATPTRAPRVKKELIFNRNNYIILGAAGLAMTLGIILMSGGAMPDPNTWDENIIYGSRRMVIAPIMMLGGVVLGIVAIFRK
- a CDS encoding undecaprenyl-diphosphate phosphatase; this encodes MSEIIRSIVLGIVQGLTEFLPVSSSGHLELAKYFLGDTSMAEQSLLMTVTLHVATALSTIVVFRKDIASVFKGLFAFKWNPETEFSAKIVLSMIPAAVVGLLFEKQIEELFTRNILLVAAMLAVTGVLLLFAHRAKDTGKPVSYLNALLIGIAQAIAITPGISRSGATISTSVLLGIDRGEAARFSFLMVVPLILGKLAKDIMDGEYGQTENFTAIAVGFIFAFLTGLFACRLMIRLVKGSKLIYFSIYCFVVAIAAGAYILSLG